From a region of the Hippopotamus amphibius kiboko isolate mHipAmp2 chromosome 3, mHipAmp2.hap2, whole genome shotgun sequence genome:
- the CHRM1 gene encoding muscarinic acetylcholine receptor M1 isoform X2, with protein sequence MNTSAPPAVSPNITVLAPGKGPWQVAFIGITTGLLSLATVTGNLLVLISFKVNTELKTVNNYFLLSLACADLIIGTFSMNLYTTYLLMGHWALGTLACDLWLALDYVASNASVMNLLLISFDRYFSVTRPLSYRAKRTPRRAALMIGLAWLVSFVLWAPAILFWQYLVGERTVLAGQCYIQFLSQPIITFGTAMAAFYLPVTVMCTLYWRIYRETENRARELAALQGSETPGKGGGSSSSSERSQPGAEGSPETPPGRCCRCCRAPRLLQAYSWKEEEEEDEGSMESLTSSEGEEPGSEVVIKMPMVDPEAQAPGKQPPQSSPNTVKRPTRKGRERAGKGQKPRGKEQLAKRKTFSLVKEKKAARTLSAILLAFILTWTPYNIMVLVSTFCKDCVPETLWELGYWLCYVNSTINPMCYALCNKAFRDTFRLLLLCRWDKRRWRKIPKRPGSVHRTPSRQC encoded by the coding sequence ATGAATACCTCAGCCCCACCCGCCGTAAGCCCTAACATCACCGTCCTGGCACCGGGAAAGGGTCCCTGGCAAGTGGCCTTCATTGGGATCACCACAGGCCTCCTGTCACTGGCCACGGTGACGGGCAACCTGCTGGTACTCATCTCCTTCAAGGTCAACACGGAGCTCAAGACGGTCAACAACTACTTCCTGCTGAGCCTGGCCTGTGCCGACCTCATCATCGGCACCTTCTCCATGAACCTCTACACCACGTATCTGCTCATGGGCCACTGGGCTCTGGGCACGCTGGCCTGCGACCTCTGGCTGGCCCTGGACTACGTGGCCAGCAACGCCTCGGTCATGAACCTGCTGCTGATTAGCTTTGACCGCTACTTCTCCGTGACCCGGCCCCTGAGCTACCGCGCCAAGCGCACACCCCGCCGGGCCGCCCTGATGATCGGCCTGGCCTGGCTGGTTTCCTTCGTCCTCTGGGCCCCGGCCATCCTCTTCTGGCAGTACCTGGTAGGGGAGCGGACGGTGCTGGCCGGGCAGTGCTACATCCAGTTCCTCTCCCAGCCCATCATCACTTTTGGCACAGCCATGGCCGCCTTCTACCTCCCTGTCACGGTCATGTGCACGCTCTACTGGCGCATCTACCGGGAGACAGAGAACCGGGCCCGGGAGCTGGCGGCCCTGCAGGGCTCCGAGACGCCGGGGAAGGggggtggcagcagcagcagctcagagAGGTCCCAGCCGGGGGCTGAGGGCTCCCCGGAGACCCCTCCAGGgcgctgctgccgctgctgccggGCCCCCCGGCTGCTCCAGGCCTACagctggaaggaggaagaggaggaggatgaaggcTCCATGGAGTCCCTCACATCCTCTGAGGGTGAGGAGCCCGGCTCCGAGGTGGTGATCAAGATGCCCATGGTGGACCCGGAGGCGCAGGCCCCTGGCAAGCAGCCGCCCCAGAGCTCCCCGAACACGGTCAAGAGGCCGACCCGGAAGGGGCGTGAGCGAGCAGGCAAGGGCCAGAAGCCCCGTGGCAAGGAGCAGCTGGCCAAGCGGAAGACCTTCTCACTGGTCAAGGAGAAGAAGGCAGCTCGGACCCTGAGCGCCATCCTGCTGGCCTTCATCCTCACCTGGACACCATACAACATCATGGTGCTGGTGTCCACGTTCTGCAAGGACTGTGTTCCCGAGACCCTGTGGGAGCTGGGCTACTGGCTGTGCTACGTCAACAGCACCATCAACCCCATGTGCTACGCGCTCTGCAACAAAGCCTTCCGGGACACTTTCCGCCTGCTGCTGCTCTGCCGCTGGGACAAGCGTCGCTGGCGCAAGATCCCCAAGCGCCCCGGCTCTGTACACCGCACCCCCTCCCGCCAATGCTGA
- the CHRM1 gene encoding muscarinic acetylcholine receptor M1 isoform X1, whose translation MMPVLPTFHPRASAWPNEAKGPAAQQQSPHLCSVASSPGGLDGQGTLNPTTPIHLQPLQDGLNQAAGQMDKPDTKVNTELKTVNNYFLLSLACADLIIGTFSMNLYTTYLLMGHWALGTLACDLWLALDYVASNASVMNLLLISFDRYFSVTRPLSYRAKRTPRRAALMIGLAWLVSFVLWAPAILFWQYLVGERTVLAGQCYIQFLSQPIITFGTAMAAFYLPVTVMCTLYWRIYRETENRARELAALQGSETPGKGGGSSSSSERSQPGAEGSPETPPGRCCRCCRAPRLLQAYSWKEEEEEDEGSMESLTSSEGEEPGSEVVIKMPMVDPEAQAPGKQPPQSSPNTVKRPTRKGRERAGKGQKPRGKEQLAKRKTFSLVKEKKAARTLSAILLAFILTWTPYNIMVLVSTFCKDCVPETLWELGYWLCYVNSTINPMCYALCNKAFRDTFRLLLLCRWDKRRWRKIPKRPGSVHRTPSRQC comes from the exons ATGATGCCGGTCCTTCCTACCTTCCACCCCAGGGCTTCAGCATGGCCCAATGAAGCAAAGGGCCCAGCAGCCCAGCAGCAGTCTCCCCATCTCTGCTCCGTGGCCAGCTCCCCGGGAGGTCTTGACGGCCAG gGAACCCTGAATCCCACCACCCCCATCCACCTTCAACCCCTCCAAGATGGACTGAACCAGGCTGCTGGCCAGATGGACAAGCCGGATACCAAG GTCAACACGGAGCTCAAGACGGTCAACAACTACTTCCTGCTGAGCCTGGCCTGTGCCGACCTCATCATCGGCACCTTCTCCATGAACCTCTACACCACGTATCTGCTCATGGGCCACTGGGCTCTGGGCACGCTGGCCTGCGACCTCTGGCTGGCCCTGGACTACGTGGCCAGCAACGCCTCGGTCATGAACCTGCTGCTGATTAGCTTTGACCGCTACTTCTCCGTGACCCGGCCCCTGAGCTACCGCGCCAAGCGCACACCCCGCCGGGCCGCCCTGATGATCGGCCTGGCCTGGCTGGTTTCCTTCGTCCTCTGGGCCCCGGCCATCCTCTTCTGGCAGTACCTGGTAGGGGAGCGGACGGTGCTGGCCGGGCAGTGCTACATCCAGTTCCTCTCCCAGCCCATCATCACTTTTGGCACAGCCATGGCCGCCTTCTACCTCCCTGTCACGGTCATGTGCACGCTCTACTGGCGCATCTACCGGGAGACAGAGAACCGGGCCCGGGAGCTGGCGGCCCTGCAGGGCTCCGAGACGCCGGGGAAGGggggtggcagcagcagcagctcagagAGGTCCCAGCCGGGGGCTGAGGGCTCCCCGGAGACCCCTCCAGGgcgctgctgccgctgctgccggGCCCCCCGGCTGCTCCAGGCCTACagctggaaggaggaagaggaggaggatgaaggcTCCATGGAGTCCCTCACATCCTCTGAGGGTGAGGAGCCCGGCTCCGAGGTGGTGATCAAGATGCCCATGGTGGACCCGGAGGCGCAGGCCCCTGGCAAGCAGCCGCCCCAGAGCTCCCCGAACACGGTCAAGAGGCCGACCCGGAAGGGGCGTGAGCGAGCAGGCAAGGGCCAGAAGCCCCGTGGCAAGGAGCAGCTGGCCAAGCGGAAGACCTTCTCACTGGTCAAGGAGAAGAAGGCAGCTCGGACCCTGAGCGCCATCCTGCTGGCCTTCATCCTCACCTGGACACCATACAACATCATGGTGCTGGTGTCCACGTTCTGCAAGGACTGTGTTCCCGAGACCCTGTGGGAGCTGGGCTACTGGCTGTGCTACGTCAACAGCACCATCAACCCCATGTGCTACGCGCTCTGCAACAAAGCCTTCCGGGACACTTTCCGCCTGCTGCTGCTCTGCCGCTGGGACAAGCGTCGCTGGCGCAAGATCCCCAAGCGCCCCGGCTCTGTACACCGCACCCCCTCCCGCCAATGCTGA
- the CHRM1 gene encoding muscarinic acetylcholine receptor M1 isoform X3, with translation MGTLNPTTPIHLQPLQDGLNQAAGQMDKPDTKVNTELKTVNNYFLLSLACADLIIGTFSMNLYTTYLLMGHWALGTLACDLWLALDYVASNASVMNLLLISFDRYFSVTRPLSYRAKRTPRRAALMIGLAWLVSFVLWAPAILFWQYLVGERTVLAGQCYIQFLSQPIITFGTAMAAFYLPVTVMCTLYWRIYRETENRARELAALQGSETPGKGGGSSSSSERSQPGAEGSPETPPGRCCRCCRAPRLLQAYSWKEEEEEDEGSMESLTSSEGEEPGSEVVIKMPMVDPEAQAPGKQPPQSSPNTVKRPTRKGRERAGKGQKPRGKEQLAKRKTFSLVKEKKAARTLSAILLAFILTWTPYNIMVLVSTFCKDCVPETLWELGYWLCYVNSTINPMCYALCNKAFRDTFRLLLLCRWDKRRWRKIPKRPGSVHRTPSRQC, from the exons ATG gGAACCCTGAATCCCACCACCCCCATCCACCTTCAACCCCTCCAAGATGGACTGAACCAGGCTGCTGGCCAGATGGACAAGCCGGATACCAAG GTCAACACGGAGCTCAAGACGGTCAACAACTACTTCCTGCTGAGCCTGGCCTGTGCCGACCTCATCATCGGCACCTTCTCCATGAACCTCTACACCACGTATCTGCTCATGGGCCACTGGGCTCTGGGCACGCTGGCCTGCGACCTCTGGCTGGCCCTGGACTACGTGGCCAGCAACGCCTCGGTCATGAACCTGCTGCTGATTAGCTTTGACCGCTACTTCTCCGTGACCCGGCCCCTGAGCTACCGCGCCAAGCGCACACCCCGCCGGGCCGCCCTGATGATCGGCCTGGCCTGGCTGGTTTCCTTCGTCCTCTGGGCCCCGGCCATCCTCTTCTGGCAGTACCTGGTAGGGGAGCGGACGGTGCTGGCCGGGCAGTGCTACATCCAGTTCCTCTCCCAGCCCATCATCACTTTTGGCACAGCCATGGCCGCCTTCTACCTCCCTGTCACGGTCATGTGCACGCTCTACTGGCGCATCTACCGGGAGACAGAGAACCGGGCCCGGGAGCTGGCGGCCCTGCAGGGCTCCGAGACGCCGGGGAAGGggggtggcagcagcagcagctcagagAGGTCCCAGCCGGGGGCTGAGGGCTCCCCGGAGACCCCTCCAGGgcgctgctgccgctgctgccggGCCCCCCGGCTGCTCCAGGCCTACagctggaaggaggaagaggaggaggatgaaggcTCCATGGAGTCCCTCACATCCTCTGAGGGTGAGGAGCCCGGCTCCGAGGTGGTGATCAAGATGCCCATGGTGGACCCGGAGGCGCAGGCCCCTGGCAAGCAGCCGCCCCAGAGCTCCCCGAACACGGTCAAGAGGCCGACCCGGAAGGGGCGTGAGCGAGCAGGCAAGGGCCAGAAGCCCCGTGGCAAGGAGCAGCTGGCCAAGCGGAAGACCTTCTCACTGGTCAAGGAGAAGAAGGCAGCTCGGACCCTGAGCGCCATCCTGCTGGCCTTCATCCTCACCTGGACACCATACAACATCATGGTGCTGGTGTCCACGTTCTGCAAGGACTGTGTTCCCGAGACCCTGTGGGAGCTGGGCTACTGGCTGTGCTACGTCAACAGCACCATCAACCCCATGTGCTACGCGCTCTGCAACAAAGCCTTCCGGGACACTTTCCGCCTGCTGCTGCTCTGCCGCTGGGACAAGCGTCGCTGGCGCAAGATCCCCAAGCGCCCCGGCTCTGTACACCGCACCCCCTCCCGCCAATGCTGA